The following are encoded together in the Terriglobia bacterium genome:
- the nuoL gene encoding NADH-quinone oxidoreductase subunit L, which produces MNLWLIPLLPMAGAIINGLFGRRFSKNVVSAIGLAFPGAAMLWAWKAALQFAQLPAGAIPHIENYGPWLSAGDFVINYGLYLDQLSLLMALIVTGVGFLIHVYSVGYMAHEGGYYRFFAYMNLFMFFMLTLVLANNYLLMFVGWEGVGLASYLLIGFFFLRDSAAAAGKKAFIVNRIGDFGFLIALFLLIKNFGTLDFTSVFEKVSGLPSEATAGLLTTIGLLLLVGACGKSAQLPLYVWLPDAMEGPTPVSALIHAATMVTAGVYMIARSHAIFDRAPIALTAVAIIGCATALYSATIGCVQHDIKRVLAYSTISQLGYMVLACGVAAYSAGMFHLLTHAFFKALLFLAAGSVIHALGGEQDMRKMGGLRRHIPGTFWTMTVATFAIAGIFPLSGFFSKDEILYRSWTNHGGWWGFWAVGVFSAFLTAFYMFRLWFLTFFGETRGGNSAPPAARHDPGLADIDLIVPEPHVAAVLKELQERGAHVLAATPQGDGKSIRAQVPAAKMMYFEAEIRAITENKASISVRYADQERAGQDAHKGRIHESPRVMLIPLVVLAVLSFAGGWIGWPQALGGSNHFEHFLAPVFEAHATAPESAAAGPVAGHAPSEITLTMAATGAALLGIALAWLMYYRRRELPEKLRQRFQGVYTALEHKYYVDEIYDWLLVRPIIEGSRNILWRVIDAGAIDGTFNESAEAARDVSNSVRRMQSGNIRSYAGWVALGGAAVVAYMVWLGVK; this is translated from the coding sequence CTGGCGTTCCCCGGCGCGGCCATGCTGTGGGCGTGGAAGGCGGCGCTGCAATTCGCGCAACTCCCGGCCGGCGCCATCCCGCACATCGAAAATTACGGTCCGTGGCTGAGCGCCGGCGATTTCGTTATCAACTACGGCCTCTACCTCGATCAGCTTTCCCTGCTGATGGCGCTCATCGTCACCGGCGTCGGCTTCCTCATCCACGTTTATTCCGTCGGCTACATGGCGCACGAAGGCGGCTACTACCGCTTCTTCGCCTACATGAACCTGTTCATGTTCTTCATGCTCACGCTGGTGCTGGCGAACAACTACCTGCTGATGTTCGTGGGATGGGAAGGCGTGGGCCTGGCGTCGTACCTGCTGATCGGCTTCTTCTTCCTGCGCGATTCGGCCGCCGCTGCGGGCAAGAAAGCATTCATCGTCAATCGCATCGGCGACTTCGGGTTCCTGATCGCTCTGTTCCTGCTGATCAAGAATTTCGGCACGCTCGACTTTACCAGCGTCTTCGAAAAAGTTTCCGGGCTGCCCTCGGAAGCGACCGCCGGCCTGCTGACCACCATCGGGCTGCTGCTGCTGGTCGGCGCCTGCGGCAAGAGCGCGCAGCTACCGCTGTATGTTTGGCTGCCGGACGCGATGGAAGGCCCCACGCCGGTCTCCGCACTCATCCACGCGGCGACCATGGTGACCGCGGGCGTTTACATGATCGCGCGCTCGCACGCCATCTTCGACCGCGCACCCATCGCGCTCACCGCGGTTGCCATCATCGGCTGCGCCACTGCGCTGTACTCCGCCACTATCGGATGCGTGCAGCACGACATCAAGCGCGTGCTCGCCTATTCCACCATCTCGCAGCTCGGCTACATGGTGCTGGCCTGCGGCGTGGCGGCGTATTCGGCGGGCATGTTCCACCTGTTGACGCACGCGTTCTTCAAGGCGCTGCTCTTCCTCGCCGCCGGTTCCGTCATCCACGCGCTGGGCGGCGAGCAGGACATGCGCAAGATGGGCGGCCTGCGGCGTCACATCCCCGGAACTTTCTGGACGATGACGGTCGCCACCTTCGCCATCGCCGGCATCTTCCCGCTCTCCGGCTTCTTCTCCAAGGACGAAATCCTCTACCGCTCCTGGACAAACCATGGCGGCTGGTGGGGATTCTGGGCGGTCGGCGTCTTCTCCGCCTTCCTGACCGCGTTCTACATGTTCCGGCTGTGGTTCCTGACTTTCTTCGGCGAAACCCGCGGCGGGAATAGCGCTCCGCCGGCGGCCCGGCACGACCCCGGGCTCGCGGACATCGATTTGATCGTGCCCGAACCCCATGTCGCCGCCGTGTTGAAGGAATTGCAGGAGCGGGGAGCGCACGTCCTCGCCGCCACTCCGCAGGGTGATGGCAAGTCGATCCGGGCGCAGGTTCCAGCCGCCAAGATGATGTACTTCGAGGCGGAGATCCGCGCCATCACCGAGAACAAGGCTTCCATCAGCGTTCGATATGCAGACCAGGAGCGTGCCGGCCAGGACGCACATAAAGGTCGCATCCACGAGAGCCCGCGCGTGATGCTGATTCCGCTGGTCGTGCTGGCGGTGCTCTCCTTCGCCGGCGGCTGGATCGGATGGCCGCAAGCGCTCGGCGGGAGCAATCATTTCGAGCACTTCCTCGCGCCTGTTTTTGAAGCGCACGCCACCGCGCCCGAATCCGCTGCCGCCGGCCCTGTGGCGGGCCATGCGCCCTCGGAGATCACCCTCACGATGGCCGCCACCGGCGCGGCGCTGCTCGGCATCGCGCTTGCCTGGTTGATGTACTACAGGCGCCGCGAATTGCCGGAGAAATTGCGCCAGCGCTTCCAGGGCGTCTATACCGCGCTGGAACACAAGTATTACGTGGACGAAATTTATGACTGGCTGTTGGTGCGGCCGATTATCGAAGGCTCGCGCAACATCCTGTGGCGGGTGATTGACGCCGGCGCCATCGACGGCACCTTCAACGAATCTGCCGAGGCGGCGCGCGACGTCTCCAACAGCGTGCGCCGCATGCAGTCGGGCAACATTCGCTCCTACGCCGGTTGGGTGGCGCTGGGCGGCGCCGCCGTGGTCGCGTACATGGTTTGGCTGGGTGTGAAATGA
- a CDS encoding NADH-quinone oxidoreductase subunit M translates to MSTLNTGILTIVTFVPLAGALLLLVFPRRDHDIRVFALSTSLVTFVLSLHLPVYFARGHGGFQFEQNVQWISTPNIHYHLGIDGISMWLVLLTTFLTPLCVLISWKSVHDRVKEFFILLLVLETALIGVFVSLDLFLFYFFWEASLIPMALLIGVFGHERRVYAAVKFFLFTMIASVFMLAAILWLYAHVGSFDFVDTQQWLRAHATEAADAARWLFLGFFVAFAVKVPLFPLHTWLPDAHVEAPTAGSVLLAGVLLKMGTYGLLRFNVGLFPEEARHNAPWIAVLAIIGIIYGALVAMVQPNLKKLVAYSSVSHLGFVVLGIFSFTQAGQVGAVFVMLAHGVSTGALFMLAGILHERRHTYEITEFGGLATPMPIYATFFLIITLASIGLPLLNGFVGEFLVLSGAFLAHPLWGILAASGVIWSACYMLWMYQRVFFGKVSHDVNLKLPDLDLRERIALWPLALAALVMGVAPLIWINAVEPAVRNVLATAAQFTSQVVGR, encoded by the coding sequence ATGAGCACGCTGAACACCGGCATTCTCACCATCGTCACCTTCGTTCCGCTCGCCGGGGCGCTGCTGCTGCTGGTGTTCCCACGCCGCGACCACGACATCCGCGTCTTCGCGCTCTCCACTTCCCTGGTGACCTTCGTGCTCTCGCTTCACCTGCCGGTGTACTTCGCGCGCGGCCACGGCGGATTCCAGTTCGAACAGAACGTGCAGTGGATCTCGACGCCGAACATCCACTACCACCTCGGGATTGATGGCATCTCGATGTGGCTGGTGCTGCTGACCACGTTCCTCACGCCGCTCTGCGTGCTGATCTCGTGGAAGTCGGTGCACGACCGGGTCAAAGAATTTTTCATTCTCCTGCTGGTTCTGGAAACGGCGCTGATCGGCGTCTTTGTCTCGCTCGATCTCTTCCTCTTCTACTTCTTCTGGGAAGCCAGCTTGATCCCCATGGCGCTGCTGATCGGCGTTTTCGGCCACGAACGCCGCGTCTACGCCGCCGTCAAGTTTTTCCTGTTTACCATGATCGCTTCGGTCTTCATGCTGGCCGCCATCCTGTGGCTCTACGCGCACGTTGGCTCGTTTGACTTCGTCGATACCCAGCAGTGGCTGCGAGCACATGCCACGGAAGCCGCCGACGCGGCGCGCTGGCTCTTCCTCGGGTTCTTTGTCGCCTTCGCCGTTAAGGTGCCGCTGTTCCCGCTGCACACCTGGCTGCCCGACGCGCACGTCGAAGCGCCGACCGCGGGTTCGGTGCTGCTGGCCGGCGTCCTGCTGAAGATGGGCACCTACGGCCTGCTGCGCTTCAATGTCGGGCTGTTCCCCGAAGAGGCCCGCCACAACGCGCCCTGGATTGCCGTGTTGGCCATCATCGGCATCATCTACGGCGCACTGGTCGCGATGGTGCAGCCGAACCTGAAGAAGCTGGTGGCGTATTCCTCGGTCAGCCACCTCGGCTTTGTAGTGCTCGGCATTTTCAGCTTCACGCAGGCGGGACAGGTGGGCGCGGTGTTCGTCATGCTGGCGCACGGCGTCTCCACCGGCGCGCTGTTCATGCTGGCCGGCATCCTCCACGAGCGCCGCCACACATACGAGATCACCGAATTCGGCGGCCTGGCCACGCCCATGCCGATCTACGCGACTTTCTTTCTGATCATTACGCTGGCATCCATCGGGCTGCCATTGCTCAACGGATTCGTCGGCGAGTTCCTGGTGCTGAGCGGCGCTTTCCTGGCGCATCCGCTTTGGGGCATCCTCGCCGCCTCCGGCGTGATCTGGAGCGCGTGCTACATGCTGTGGATGTACCAGCGCGTTTTCTTCGGCAAGGTGAGCCACGACGTCAATCTCAAGCTGCCCGACCTCGACCTGCGCGAGCGCATCGCGCTGTGGCCGCTGGCGCTGGCGGCGCTGGTCATGGGTGTGGCGCCGCTGATCTGGATCAATGCCGTAGAACCCGCCGTCCGCAATGTGCTCGCCACCGCCGCGCAGTTCACCAGCCAGGTGGTGGGACGATGA